One part of the Streptomyces sp. NBC_00286 genome encodes these proteins:
- a CDS encoding segregation and condensation protein A encodes MTSYDGSVPAAGSAGRRRALGRGPGGSSLPPGETEASAPPEAEELPSPPAEVGPPAAEPEPPAAEAVSPSAESPSLVEDSTSAADRGALCPPSPTLDSARAGGPPSPRGTPAHNAGEPAAADTAAPAASGAPRVDAEPDDGTFKVRLANFEGPFDLLLQLISKHKLDVTEVALSKVTDEFMAHIRAMGPDWDLDETTEFLVVAATLLDLKAARLLPSAEVEDEADLALLEARDLLFARLLQYRAYKQIAEIFSGRLEEEARRYPRTVGLEPHHAELLPEVVISIGAEGFAKLAVKAMQPKPKPQVYVDHIHAPLVSVQEQAGIVVARLRELGEASFRALVEDTDDTLTVVARFLALLELYREKAVTLDQEEALGELLVRWTGGDSDEEPRVTDEFDRPPEPVQDEAKEEKA; translated from the coding sequence ATGACCTCGTACGACGGTTCCGTCCCCGCAGCTGGCTCCGCCGGGCGTCGGCGTGCGCTGGGGCGGGGGCCGGGGGGTTCGTCTTTGCCTCCGGGCGAGACTGAGGCTTCTGCGCCTCCCGAGGCGGAGGAGTTGCCCTCGCCTCCGGCTGAGGTTGGGCCGCCTGCGGCGGAGCCCGAACCGCCTGCGGCGGAAGCCGTTTCGCCTTCGGCGGAGAGTCCGTCTCTGGTTGAGGACAGTACTTCGGCTGCGGACCGTGGGGCGTTGTGCCCACCCTCCCCCACTCTCGACTCCGCTCGAGCGGGGGGACCCCCATCGCCCCGCGGAACTCCTGCCCACAACGCGGGCGAGCCGGCCGCTGCAGATACCGCAGCGCCTGCGGCGTCTGGCGCGCCCCGCGTAGACGCCGAGCCGGACGACGGGACCTTCAAAGTTCGGCTTGCGAACTTTGAAGGGCCGTTTGATCTGTTGCTTCAGTTGATCTCGAAGCACAAGCTTGATGTGACCGAGGTGGCGCTTTCCAAGGTCACTGATGAGTTCATGGCTCATATCCGGGCGATGGGGCCTGACTGGGATCTTGATGAGACGACTGAGTTTCTGGTCGTTGCCGCCACTCTGCTTGATCTGAAGGCCGCTCGGCTGTTGCCGTCGGCCGAGGTGGAGGACGAGGCGGATCTGGCGTTGCTCGAGGCGCGGGATCTGTTGTTCGCGCGGCTGTTGCAGTACCGCGCGTACAAACAGATCGCCGAGATCTTCAGCGGGCGGCTCGAGGAGGAGGCCCGGCGGTATCCCCGTACCGTCGGACTGGAGCCGCATCACGCCGAGTTGTTGCCCGAGGTCGTCATCAGCATCGGGGCGGAGGGGTTCGCGAAGCTCGCTGTGAAGGCGATGCAGCCCAAGCCCAAGCCGCAGGTGTACGTCGACCACATCCACGCCCCGCTGGTGAGTGTGCAGGAGCAGGCCGGGATTGTCGTAGCGCGGCTGAGGGAGCTGGGGGAGGCCTCGTTCCGGGCGCTCGTGGAGGACACGGACGACACGCTGACCGTGGTGGCGCGGTTCCTGGCCCTGCTGGAGCTGTATCGCGAGAAGGCCGTCACGCTCGACCAGGAGGAGGCGCTGGGGGAGCTGCTGGTGCGCTGGACGGGCGGGGACAGCGACGAGGAGCCCAGGGTGACGGACGAGTTCGACAGGCCCCCGGAGCCGGTCCAGGACGAAGCCAAGGAGGAGAAGGCGTGA
- the scpB gene encoding SMC-Scp complex subunit ScpB, which yields MSENTTEVPAGLRTVADLDLGPALEAVLMVVDEPATEEHLAKILERPRRQIADALRALADEYTVQGRGFELRLVAGGWRFYTRPEYAAAVERFVLDGQQARLTQAALETLAVVAYRQPVSRSRVSAVRGVNCDGVMRTLLQRGLIEEAGAEPETGAILYRTTNYFLERMGLRGLDELPELAPFLPEAEAIEAETQEGVPSFDPDAPDPDDDTTTEI from the coding sequence GTGAGCGAGAACACCACCGAGGTCCCGGCGGGGCTGCGTACCGTCGCGGATCTCGACCTCGGGCCCGCCCTGGAGGCCGTACTCATGGTCGTGGACGAACCCGCGACCGAGGAGCACCTCGCGAAGATCCTCGAGCGGCCCCGGCGGCAGATCGCGGACGCGCTGCGGGCGCTGGCCGACGAGTACACCGTCCAGGGGCGGGGCTTTGAGCTGCGGCTCGTCGCCGGGGGCTGGCGGTTCTACACCCGGCCCGAGTACGCGGCGGCCGTCGAACGGTTCGTACTCGACGGGCAGCAGGCGCGGCTCACGCAGGCCGCTCTGGAGACGCTGGCGGTCGTGGCGTACCGGCAGCCGGTGAGCCGTTCCCGCGTCTCGGCCGTACGAGGAGTGAACTGCGACGGTGTGATGCGCACCCTCCTGCAGCGCGGACTGATAGAGGAGGCGGGCGCGGAACCCGAAACAGGTGCGATCCTGTACAGGACGACGAACTACTTCCTGGAGCGGATGGGCCTGCGCGGCCTGGACGAGCTTCCGGAGCTCGCGCCCTTCCTCCCGGAGGCGGAGGCGATCGAGGCCGAGACGCAGGAAGGCGTACCGTCGTTCGATCCGGATGCACCGGACCCCGATGACGACACGACGACGGAAATTTGA
- a CDS encoding pseudouridine synthase yields MRSSGSGKSGGGRGNSRGAGNNRDQKQGQGRPRKPRPEERRYDVGPDASKEGPKSGRGASARGGAKGAPKKGQPGGRGRTAPARPREYETQIEERNRERYAGKKDVKLPKTFPGAEQEGERLQKVLARAGYGSRRACEELIEQARVEVNGEIVLEQGLRVDPEKDEIKVDGLTVATQAYQFFALNKPAGVVSTMEDPEGRQCLGDYVTNRETRLFHVGRLDTETEGIILLTNHGELSNRLTHPKYGVKKTYLAHIVGPIPRDLGKQLKDGIQLEDGYARADHFRVVQQTGKNYLVEVTLHEGRKHIVRRMLAEAGFPVDKLVRVAFGPITLGDQKSGWLRRLSNTEVGMLMQEVNL; encoded by the coding sequence ATGCGAAGCAGCGGCAGCGGCAAGAGCGGTGGCGGGCGCGGTAACTCCCGCGGCGCCGGCAACAACAGGGATCAGAAGCAGGGGCAGGGCCGCCCCCGCAAGCCCCGCCCCGAGGAGCGCCGCTACGACGTGGGCCCCGACGCCAGCAAGGAGGGCCCCAAGTCGGGGCGCGGCGCCTCTGCGCGGGGCGGCGCCAAGGGTGCTCCGAAGAAGGGGCAGCCGGGCGGGCGCGGTCGTACGGCTCCGGCGCGGCCCCGTGAGTACGAGACGCAGATCGAGGAGCGCAACCGGGAGCGGTACGCGGGCAAGAAGGACGTCAAGCTCCCGAAGACCTTCCCGGGCGCCGAGCAGGAGGGCGAGCGGCTGCAGAAGGTGCTCGCGCGCGCGGGATACGGCTCGCGGCGCGCCTGTGAGGAGCTGATCGAGCAGGCCCGCGTCGAGGTCAACGGCGAGATCGTGCTCGAGCAGGGGCTGCGCGTCGACCCGGAGAAGGACGAGATCAAGGTCGACGGGCTGACGGTCGCCACACAGGCGTACCAGTTCTTCGCGCTGAACAAGCCCGCCGGTGTCGTCTCGACGATGGAGGACCCGGAGGGGCGCCAGTGCCTCGGGGACTACGTCACCAACCGTGAGACGCGGCTCTTCCACGTGGGGCGGCTCGACACCGAGACCGAGGGCATCATCCTGCTCACCAACCACGGCGAACTGTCCAACCGGCTGACCCACCCCAAGTACGGCGTCAAGAAGACCTACCTCGCGCACATCGTGGGCCCGATTCCGCGCGACCTGGGCAAGCAGCTCAAGGACGGCATCCAGTTGGAGGACGGGTACGCGCGCGCGGACCACTTCCGCGTCGTCCAGCAGACCGGCAAGAACTACCTCGTAGAGGTCACGCTCCACGAGGGCCGCAAGCACATCGTGCGGCGCATGCTCGCCGAGGCGGGCTTCCCGGTCGACAAGCTCGTGCGCGTCGCCTTCGGGCCGATCACGCTCGGCGACCAGAAGTCGGGCTGGCTGCGCCGGCTGTCCAACACGGAGGTCGGGATGCTGATGCAGGAGGTCAACCTCTAG
- a CDS encoding sigma-70 family RNA polymerase sigma factor has translation MHVTTDRDEFVRLTGMYRRELLAHCYRMLGSVDDAEDLVQETYLRAWRSYDGYEGRASLRTWLYRIATNTCLTALEGRERRPLPTGLGGPSDAPEEPPRTPPMDVPWLQPVPDTLVDPAAVVAARGSLRLALVAALQNLPPRQRIVLILRDVLAWRAHEVAALLGTTTAAVKSSLQRARARLDEVAPDEDLLAEPDSTGDRELLDRYVAAFEDADMEALLGLLQEGVELEMPPYLEWFSGRKDVMRFLEALEHEKGDLRMFPTRANGQPAVVAYKRGADAVYRAHSVQVLTVEDREIARITVFLEPGLAGRFGTPEVLS, from the coding sequence ATGCATGTGACGACGGATCGCGACGAGTTCGTACGGCTGACGGGGATGTACCGGCGCGAGCTGCTGGCGCACTGCTACCGGATGCTCGGGTCGGTCGACGACGCCGAGGACCTGGTGCAGGAGACGTATCTGCGGGCCTGGCGGTCGTACGACGGATACGAGGGCCGTGCGTCCTTGCGGACCTGGCTCTACCGGATCGCCACGAATACGTGTCTGACGGCGCTGGAGGGACGCGAGCGCCGTCCCCTGCCAACCGGGCTCGGCGGGCCGTCAGACGCGCCCGAGGAGCCGCCGAGGACCCCTCCGATGGACGTCCCGTGGCTCCAGCCGGTGCCCGACACGCTCGTCGACCCGGCGGCCGTCGTCGCGGCGCGCGGCAGTCTGCGGCTCGCACTCGTCGCGGCGCTGCAGAACCTGCCGCCGCGGCAGCGGATCGTACTGATCCTCAGGGACGTGCTGGCCTGGCGGGCGCACGAGGTGGCCGCCCTGCTCGGGACCACGACGGCGGCGGTGAAAAGCAGCCTCCAACGCGCGCGTGCCCGACTCGACGAGGTGGCGCCCGACGAGGACCTCCTGGCGGAGCCGGACAGCACGGGCGATCGCGAACTGCTCGACCGGTACGTGGCGGCCTTCGAGGACGCCGACATGGAGGCGCTGCTCGGGCTGCTCCAGGAAGGCGTCGAACTGGAGATGCCGCCCTACCTGGAGTGGTTCAGCGGGAGGAAGGACGTCATGCGGTTCCTGGAGGCGCTCGAACACGAGAAGGGGGATCTGCGGATGTTCCCGACGCGGGCGAACGGGCAGCCGGCCGTGGTGGCGTACAAGCGTGGTGCGGACGCCGTGTACCGGGCGCACTCCGTGCAGGTGCTCACCGTCGAGGACCGGGAGATCGCGCGGATCACCGTCTTCCTGGAACCGGGGCTGGCCGGGCGCTTCGGGACGCCCGAGGTGCTGTCGTGA
- a CDS encoding TIGR03086 family metal-binding protein, with amino-acid sequence MNSGELLERSLAYTLGSVALVPREGLGRATPCARWNLGDLLGHLDDALDALHEGLTGGRIGLFPGPAGRTDPACDFRRRACALLGAWVALPGEGRSVSVGDRPLDVRVMAATGAVEIAVHGWDVAQACGRPRPIPSALAAELLSVARCVVVDEDRGVRFAEPVGVLPRAGASDRLVAFLGRDSFSGRGWSAFRE; translated from the coding sequence GTGAACTCCGGGGAGCTGCTTGAGCGTTCGCTCGCGTACACGTTGGGGAGCGTCGCCCTCGTACCCCGTGAGGGTCTGGGGCGGGCCACGCCGTGCGCGCGGTGGAACCTTGGGGACTTGCTCGGCCATCTCGACGATGCGCTCGACGCACTGCACGAGGGGCTGACGGGCGGGCGGATCGGTCTCTTCCCGGGGCCGGCGGGCCGTACGGATCCCGCGTGCGACTTCCGGCGGCGTGCCTGCGCGCTGCTCGGCGCCTGGGTGGCTCTGCCCGGGGAGGGGCGCTCGGTGAGCGTGGGGGACCGGCCGCTCGACGTACGCGTGATGGCCGCCACCGGTGCCGTAGAGATCGCCGTGCACGGCTGGGACGTGGCGCAGGCCTGCGGTCGTCCGCGGCCGATACCGTCCGCGCTCGCGGCCGAGCTGCTGTCCGTCGCGCGGTGCGTGGTCGTGGACGAGGACCGGGGAGTGCGCTTCGCCGAGCCGGTCGGCGTGCTGCCCCGGGCCGGTGCCTCCGACCGGCTCGTCGCGTTCCTCGGGCGCGATTCCTTTTCGGGGCGGGGCTGGTCTGCCTTCCGTGAGTGA
- a CDS encoding MFS transporter, producing the protein MSHIDSDIDITETLLAPARKAPPSTAPPRRVWTVVLAGLGALLCALDVVVVATALPALQADFGASLSQLEWTINAYNLVFACLTLTGAALGDRFGRRRMYVTGLALFTLASAWAALAGGAGELIAARAVQGAGAAVLLPLTLTLISEAFPAEKRGVAIGLWGGVSGLGVAAGPVLGGAVTDGLSWQWIFWLNVPLGLVMLPLAAMKLRESYGPRPQLDIVGLVLAAVGLTGLAWAPVRAPEAGWGSAEVLGALAVGAVFVAAFLGWEKSGARYPMLPLAHFRRRGFSTANGAVFLMFMSLLGALFMISQLFQVGLGNSPLEAGLRILVWTGTPLLVAPVAGALADRFGNRPFMLTGLVLQAVGLGLMAWQVEPGVGYDRLVVPLIIAGVGISMVFPTVANAVSSSVPPAEVGVASGVNNALRELGGVFGVAVAAAVFVQFGGYDSAESFIEGCAPALWVSAGVSAAGAVVASLSPSKHGS; encoded by the coding sequence ATGTCTCACATCGACTCTGACATCGACATCACGGAAACTCTGCTTGCCCCCGCCCGCAAGGCGCCACCGTCCACCGCACCTCCACGGCGCGTCTGGACGGTGGTCCTTGCGGGACTGGGGGCGCTCCTGTGCGCGCTGGACGTGGTGGTCGTCGCCACCGCACTGCCCGCACTGCAGGCCGACTTCGGCGCGAGCCTGTCCCAGCTTGAGTGGACGATCAACGCGTACAACCTCGTCTTCGCCTGCCTGACCCTCACCGGCGCGGCGCTCGGCGACCGGTTCGGGCGGCGGCGGATGTACGTCACCGGGCTCGCCCTCTTCACACTGGCCTCCGCATGGGCCGCGCTCGCCGGTGGCGCCGGTGAACTCATTGCCGCACGCGCCGTCCAGGGCGCCGGAGCGGCCGTACTGCTGCCTCTCACGCTGACCCTGATCAGCGAGGCGTTCCCGGCCGAGAAGCGGGGCGTGGCGATCGGTCTGTGGGGTGGGGTGAGCGGGCTCGGGGTGGCCGCCGGGCCGGTGCTTGGCGGGGCTGTTACGGATGGTCTGTCCTGGCAGTGGATCTTCTGGCTGAACGTGCCCCTGGGCCTTGTGATGCTTCCGCTCGCCGCGATGAAGCTGCGCGAGAGCTACGGTCCGCGGCCTCAACTCGACATCGTGGGGCTGGTGCTGGCGGCCGTGGGCCTGACCGGGCTTGCCTGGGCGCCGGTGCGGGCGCCGGAGGCCGGCTGGGGGAGTGCCGAGGTGCTGGGCGCCCTGGCTGTCGGGGCCGTGTTCGTGGCGGCCTTCCTCGGGTGGGAGAAGTCGGGGGCGCGGTACCCGATGCTGCCGCTCGCGCACTTCCGGCGGCGCGGGTTCTCCACCGCCAACGGCGCGGTCTTCCTGATGTTCATGTCGCTGCTCGGCGCGCTGTTCATGATCTCGCAGCTGTTCCAGGTCGGCCTGGGCAACTCCCCCTTGGAGGCAGGCCTGCGGATCCTGGTGTGGACCGGTACGCCACTGCTCGTCGCGCCGGTCGCGGGCGCGCTCGCGGACCGCTTCGGGAACCGGCCCTTCATGCTGACGGGCCTCGTCCTCCAAGCGGTGGGGCTCGGGCTGATGGCCTGGCAGGTGGAGCCCGGGGTCGGCTACGACCGCCTGGTCGTGCCGCTGATCATCGCCGGAGTCGGCATCTCCATGGTCTTCCCCACCGTCGCGAACGCCGTGAGCTCGTCGGTGCCGCCCGCTGAGGTGGGCGTCGCGTCGGGCGTCAACAACGCGCTGCGGGAGCTGGGCGGGGTCTTCGGAGTGGCTGTGGCCGCGGCCGTGTTCGTCCAGTTCGGGGGCTACGACTCGGCGGAGAGCTTCATCGAGGGGTGCGCGCCTGCGCTGTGGGTTTCGGCGGGGGTGTCGGCCGCGGGGGCGGTGGTGGCGTCGCTTTCGCCGTCCAAGCACGGGAGTTGA